In one Dermacentor albipictus isolate Rhodes 1998 colony chromosome 4, USDA_Dalb.pri_finalv2, whole genome shotgun sequence genomic region, the following are encoded:
- the LOC139059740 gene encoding uncharacterized protein isoform X1, which yields MNGRAKIFNVTSCHVPDVTPIKSWDSVLHRSSGTCADRWAHNECSAPPHSPPINDVHTEAGLIGHDSTQGMQPPNNPLVFILQLFLGLLLHASPGLEPSGMTGRANIFNVTSCHVPDVTLIKSWDSVLHRSSGTCADRWAHNECSAPPHSPPINAVHTEAGLIGHDSTQGMQPPNNPLVFILQLFLGLLLHASPGLEPSGMTGRAKIFNVTSCHVPDVTLIKSWDSVLHRSSGTCADRWAHNECSAPPHSPPINAVHTEAGLIGHDSTQGMQPPNNPFVFILQVRKRHKKCIRSSDPFLLVLPYPRLCGIVLLC from the coding sequence ATGAACGGGAGAGCAAAGATCTTCAATGTGACCAGCTGCCACGTGCCGGATGTCACTCCGATAAAGTCATGGGATTCTGTGCTGCACCGTTCGTCGGGAACCTGCGCAGATCGCTGGGCGCACAATGAGTGCTCAGCGCCACCCCACAGCCCGCCTATAAATGACGTTCACACGGAAGCCGGGCTCATTGGGCACGACAGCACTCAAGGAATGCAGCCACCTAATAATCCGCTTGTCTTCATTCTTCAGCTCTTTCTCGGACTGCTGCTTCACGCCAGTCCGGGTCTTGAACCATCAGGAATGACCGGGAGAGCAAATATCTTCAATGTGACCAGCTGCCACGTGCCGGATGTCACTCTGATAAAGTCATGGGATTCTGTGCTGCACCGTTCGTCGGGAACCTGCGCAGATCGCTGGGCGCACAATGAGTGCTCAGCGCCACCCCACAGCCCGCCTATAAATGCCGTTCACACGGAAGCCGGGCTCATTGGGCACGACAGCACTCAAGGAATGCAGCCACCTAATAATCCGCTTGTCTTCATTCTTCAGCTCTTTCTCGGACTGCTGCTTCACGCCAGTCCGGGTCTTGAACCATCAGGAATGACCGGGAGAGCAAAGATCTTCAATGTGACCAGCTGCCACGTGCCGGATGTCACTCTGATAAAGTCATGGGATTCTGTGCTGCACCGTTCGTCGGGAACCTGCGCAGATCGCTGGGCGCACAATGAGTGCTCAGCGCCACCCCACAGCCCGCCTATAAATGCCGTTCACACGGAAGCCGGGCTCATTGGGCACGACAGCACTCAAGGAATGCAGCCACCTAATAATCCGTTCGTCTTCATTCTTCAGGTGAGAAAGCGACACAAAAAATGTATCCGCTCTAGTGACCCATTCTTGTTAGTGCTGCCGTACCCAAGGCTGTGTGGTATCGTGTTATTGTGTTAA